In the Bacteroidales bacterium genome, one interval contains:
- a CDS encoding S8 family serine peptidase → MKKYLLFSIIIIGIFITNIVRSQDELQPKIDSIILKKIKSENKTEFVVVLKDQADVSGAYKLKTKEEKGQYVYDLLTEKASQTQSEVLNIIYDSKAEFQSFWVVNAIWVKGNVDLVNKIAKLDCVREIIDNATYTFPKPIFEETNNIDDTKAVEWGISQTKADQVWALGFTGQGVVVAGEDTGYDWTHTAIKGKYRGWNGSTADHNYNWHDAIKTGNGGSCGVNSQVPCDDNSHGTHTMGTMVGDDGATNKIGMAPGAKWIGCRNMDQGAGTLTSYIDCFQFFLAPTKLDGTAADATKAPHVINNSWGCDGTEGCNSSNYATMETVINNLKAAGIVVVVSAGNDGSDCSTITTPAAIYDNSFVVGSTTSSDAISSFSSRGPVTVYTSTMVKPDISAPGSNIRSCVPGGSYSTMSGTSMAGPHVAGMVALIISANPSLAGNVDSIESVIKHSAVHLTSTQTCGSVSGSTIPNYTFGYGRIDALAAVNAVLTSLHENVKPQIIVNTYPNPITENVTFAITNLNEPVKFQLFDITGQSIITEMWDNVITQHELDLSNLSSGVYYYKLSNDNDNFEGKLLKVK, encoded by the coding sequence ATGAAAAAATATTTACTCTTTTCAATAATTATAATTGGAATATTCATTACCAACATTGTTCGTTCACAAGATGAATTACAACCAAAGATTGATTCAATTATACTTAAAAAGATAAAATCTGAAAACAAAACAGAATTTGTAGTAGTCTTGAAAGACCAGGCGGATGTGAGTGGAGCTTATAAACTTAAAACTAAAGAAGAGAAAGGTCAGTATGTATATGATTTGCTTACTGAGAAAGCTTCGCAAACGCAGTCAGAAGTTTTAAATATAATTTACGATAGCAAAGCTGAATTTCAATCATTCTGGGTTGTTAATGCAATATGGGTAAAAGGAAATGTTGATTTGGTAAATAAAATTGCAAAGCTCGACTGTGTAAGAGAAATTATTGATAATGCTACTTATACTTTTCCTAAACCTATATTCGAAGAGACAAATAATATTGACGATACTAAGGCTGTAGAGTGGGGTATATCTCAAACCAAAGCTGATCAGGTTTGGGCACTGGGATTCACAGGACAAGGTGTAGTTGTTGCCGGTGAAGATACAGGTTATGATTGGACGCATACGGCAATAAAAGGTAAATACCGTGGATGGAATGGATCAACTGCCGATCATAACTACAACTGGCATGATGCAATTAAAACGGGTAATGGCGGGAGTTGTGGAGTGAATTCACAAGTTCCCTGTGATGATAATTCTCATGGAACACATACTATGGGAACAATGGTAGGTGATGATGGTGCGACAAATAAAATTGGTATGGCTCCAGGTGCTAAATGGATTGGATGCCGTAATATGGACCAGGGCGCAGGTACATTAACTTCATACATTGATTGTTTTCAATTTTTCCTGGCTCCAACAAAATTAGATGGAACTGCTGCCGATGCTACAAAAGCTCCACATGTAATTAACAACTCATGGGGCTGTGACGGTACTGAGGGATGCAATAGTTCGAATTATGCAACTATGGAAACGGTAATTAATAATTTAAAAGCTGCAGGTATAGTGGTTGTGGTATCAGCAGGTAATGATGGCTCTGATTGTTCAACCATTACAACACCGGCTGCTATATATGACAATAGTTTTGTTGTAGGTTCAACAACCAGCAGCGATGCAATTTCTTCATTTAGTAGTCGCGGGCCTGTTACAGTTTATACATCAACAATGGTAAAACCAGATATTAGTGCCCCGGGTTCAAATATAAGGTCGTGCGTGCCCGGAGGTTCTTATTCAACAATGAGCGGAACAAGTATGGCTGGTCCTCATGTTGCAGGTATGGTGGCATTAATAATTTCTGCAAACCCTTCACTGGCAGGTAATGTAGATTCTATAGAATCGGTAATTAAACATTCTGCAGTACATTTAACAAGCACTCAAACATGCGGTAGTGTTTCGGGTTCGACCATTCCGAATTATACTTTTGGTTATGGTCGTATTGATGCACTGGCTGCTGTAAATGCTGTTTTGACTTCATTACATGAAAATGTAAAACCCCAAATTATTGTGAATACTTATCCTAATCCGATTACTGAAAATGTAACATTTGCAATTACAAATTTGAATGAACCTGTAAAATTTCAATTGTTTGATATCACCGGACAAAGCATTATTACTGAAATGTGGGATAATGTAATTACACAACATGAGCTTGATTTATCAAATCTTTCTTCGGGAGTTTATTATTATAAACTATCTAATGATAACGATAATTTTGAAGGAAAACTTTTGAAAGTAAAATAA